From one Heptranchias perlo isolate sHepPer1 chromosome X, sHepPer1.hap1, whole genome shotgun sequence genomic stretch:
- the LOC137307175 gene encoding cysteine/serine-rich nuclear protein 2-like isoform X1 gives MEMAVSGSLKRKFEEVDGSSLCSSPKESDDDISSSDSADSCDSINSPTSRELSPTSILKKQKRLRSKNVRFDQVTVYYFTRRQGFTSVPSQGGSSLGMARRHNCVRRYTLCEFAQEQEHLHREMLRDHLKEEKLTARKMKLTKNGTVESEEANVLTIDDVSDDDIDVDSIEVDDYFFLQPLPTKRRRALLRASGVNRIDTEEKHELRAIRSSREECGCDCRFYCDPEVCPCSKAGIKCQVDRMSFPCGCSKDGCANAAGRIEFNPIRVRTHYLHTIMKLELENKQQDHHQQPSPAVSHCSNDGHTEVQDYQEFTAENYDLENETAVMHLQSAEEMDRKKEEEDDLTSSSVTMDTSVESLEVCILGDPVAGPDEACEGLATPVVIQAEVTPVSPVLCFADSTVQDNSTPEEQTYLSNSTVLYYQIDQSCAVDMNCSDREVNYVEAGLESNYTKENTVENLIAATNSSLAPYVPVTEHFSENTGTSKYCDVQFPSIEDGDSSVNDGTNVYTENPKQEFQLHSRLQDGCPGASDGDLCVPEPTVENVCSQSEGQRSPEGAPAVNPVTM, from the exons CAACTTCAATCCTGAAGAAGCAGAAGCGGCTGAGATCCAAGAACGTTCGCTTTGACCAGGTCACCGTCTACTACTTCACACGCCGCCAAGGGTTCACCAGCGTGCCGAGCCAGGGTGGCAGCTCCCTGGGCATGGCCAGGCGCCACAACTGCGTGCGTAGGTACACGCTGTGCGAGTTTGCGCAGGAGCAGGAGCACCTTCATCGGGAAATGCTCCGCGATCACCTGAAGGAGGAGAAACTCACCGCGCGCAAAATGAAG TTAACCAAGAACGGTACAGTTGAGTCGGAGGAAGCCAATGTACTCACCATTGATGACGTTTCTGACGATGACATTGATGTGGACAGTATTGAGGTAGATGACTATTTCTTTTTACAACCACTACCCACAAAAAGGCGAAGAGCTTTATTACGTGCATCGGGCGTCAACAGGATTGATACAGAGGAAAAACATGAACTGCGAGCCATTCGCTCGTCCAGGGAAGAATGCGGGTGCGACTGTAGGTTTTACTGTGATCCTGAAGTGTGCCCCTGTAGCAAAGCGGGAATCAAATGCCAG GTGGATAGGATGTCCTTTCCCTGTGGGTGCTCCAAAGATGGCTGCGCCAACGCGGCAGGCCGAATTGAATTTAACCCTATCCGCGTACGGACTCATTACTTGCACACTATCATGAAGCTGGAACTGGAAAACAAACAGCAGGACCATCACCAGCAGCCATCACCTGCTGTCTCCCACTGCTCCAATGATGGACACACGGAGGTACAGGACTACCAGGAATTTACTGCAGAAAATTATGACTTGGAGAATGAAACTGCGGTTATGCACTTACAGTCTGCTGAGGAGATGGAcagaaaaaaggaggaagaggatgatttAACCAGTTCTAGTGTAACCATGGATACCAGTGTAGAAAGCCTAGAAGTCTGTATATTAGGAGATCCAGTGGCTGGACCTGATGAGGCCTGTGAAGGCCTAGCAACACCTGTTGTGATCCAAGCAGAAGTGACTCCTGTTTCTCCCGTGTTGTGTTTTGCTGACAGTACTGTTCAGGATAACTCGACGCCTGAGGAACAGACATATTTAAGCAACTCCACAGTGTTATATTATCAAATAGACCAGAGCTGTGCTGTAGATATGAACTGCAGTGATAGGGAGGTCAATTATGTGGAAGCAGGATTAGAATCCAATTACACGAAGGAAAATACTGTAGAAAATTTAATTGCTGCTACCAATAGCTCCTTGGCACCTTACGTGCCTGTCACAGAGCACTTTTCTGAAAACACAGGGACCTCTAAATATTGTGATGTACAATTTCCCTCAATAGAAGATGGCGATTCTTCAGTAAATGATGGTACTAATGTGTACACTGAAAATCCTAAGCAGGAGTTCCAGTTGCATTCAAGGCTTCAAGATGGCTGCCCCGGGGCCTCTGATGGTGACCTTTGTGTGCCTGAGCCGACTGTAGAGAATGTGTGTTCCCAGTCTGAAGGCCAGAGGTCCCCAGAGGGAGCCCCTGCAGTAAACCCAGTAACTATGTAA